A genomic segment from Gadus morhua chromosome 4, gadMor3.0, whole genome shotgun sequence encodes:
- the aldh7a1 gene encoding alpha-aminoadipic semialdehyde dehydrogenase isoform X1: MQRCLTATIALHRAFRQKTFTIHCKHTAAMSTLLINQPKYAWLKELGLAEDNNGVYHGTWGGQGEVITSYCPANNEPIARVRQATLSEYEETVQKSKEAWKVWADIPAPKRGEIVRQIGDALRKKIDVLGRLVSLEMGKIYVEGVGEVQEYIDVCDYAVGLSRMIGGPILPSERPGHALLEQWNPVGLVGIITAFNFPVAVYGWNNALALICGNVCLWKGAPSTPLTSVAVTKIVAEVLEHNSLPGAICSMTCGGADVGTAMAKDERVNLLSFTGSTQVGKSVGMMVQERFGRQLLELGGNNAIIVFEDADLNLVVPSAVFASVGTAGQRCTTTRRLILHESVHDTVVERIAKAYKQVRIGDPWDATTMYGPLHTKQAVEQYLAAVEKAKEQGGTVVCGGKVIDRPGNYVEPTIITGLAHDAPIVHTETFVPILYVLKFKEEEEAFGWNNEVKQGLSSSIFTKDMGRVFRWLGPKGSDCGIVNVNIPTSGAEIGGAFGGEKHTGGGRESGSDSWKQYMRRSTCTINYSKELPLAQGIKFE, from the exons ATGCAGCGCTGCCTCACGGCCACCATCGCACTGCACAGGGCTTTTCGACAGAAAACTTTTACCATCCATTGCAAGCATACTGCAGCCATGTCGACACTTCTGATTAATCAACCAAAGTACGCCTGGCTGAAAGAGCTAGGTTTGGCAGAGGACAACAACGGTGTTTATCATGGGACATGGGGAGGACAAGGGGAG GTCATTACATCATACTGTCCTGCCAACAATGAGCCCATCGCCAGAGTACGGCAG GCCACCCTCAGTGAATACGAAGAAACTGTTCAGAAGTCGAAGGAAGCTTGGAAAGTGTGGGCAGAT ATTCCCGCTCCCAAAAGAGGCGAGATTGTAAGACAAATCGGAGATGCACTTAGGAAGAAGATTGATGTTCTTGGACGCTTG gttTCCTTGGAAATGGGCAAAATCTACGTTGAGGGAGTAGGAGAGGTGCAGGAATACATAGACGTCTGTGATTATGCTGTCGGACTGTCTAGAATGATTGGTGGACCCATTCTCCCCTCAGAAA GACCAGGTCATGCCCTACTCGAGCAGTGGAACCCTGTGGGATTGGTCGGCATCATCACCGCATTCAACTTCCCCGTGGCGGTTTACGGCTGGAACAACGCTCTGGCTCTCATCTGTGGAAACGTCTGTCTATG GAAAGGAGCCCCATCCACACCACTCACTAGTGTGGCTGTAACCAA GATCGTAGCGGAGGTGCTGGAGCACAACAGCCTCCCCGGGGCCATCTGCTCCATGACGTGTGGCGGGGCTGATGTTGG CACTGCCATGGCCAAGGATGAGCGTGTGAATTTGTTGTCGTTTACCGGCAGTACTCAAGTTGGAAAGTCTGTGGGCATGATGGTGCAGGAGAGGTTCG GTCGTCAGCTACTGGAGCTCGGTGGGAACAATGCGATCATTG TGTTCGAGGATGCCGATCTCAATCTTGTGGTTCCCTCTGCCGTGTTTGCGTCGGTGGGAACGGCCGGACAGCGCTGCACCACAACAAGGAGACTG ATTCTGCACGAGAGCGTCCATGACACAGTGGTGGAGAGAATCGCCAAGGCCTACAAGCAAGTGCGCATCGGAGATCCATGGGATG CTACCACCATGTACGGCCCACTGCACACCAAGCAGGCCGTGGAGCAGTACCTGGCGGCCGTGGAGAAGGCCAAGGAGCAGGGAGGCACTGTAGTGTGTGGAGGAAAG GTGATCGATCGACCTGGCAACTACGTGGAGCCCACTATTATCACTGGACTGGCCCATGATGCCCCTATCGTTCACACCGAAACCTTTGTGCCCATCCTCTATGTCCTCAAGTTTAAG gaggaggaggaggcctttgGCTGGAACAATGAGGTGAAACAAGGCCTGTCCAGCAGCATCTTCACCAAAGATATGGGAAGAGTGTTCCGCTGGCTTGG CCCCAAGGGTTCAGACTGTGGCATCGTGAACGTCAACATTCCCACGAGCGGAGCCGAGATCGGAGGAGCCTTCG GTGGGGAGAAACACactggaggaggcagagagtcGGGCAGCGACTCCTGGAAGCAGTACATGAGACGCTCCACGTG CACGATCAACTACAGCAAGGAGCTTCCTTTGGCACAGGGCATCAAGTTTGAATGA
- the aldh7a1 gene encoding alpha-aminoadipic semialdehyde dehydrogenase isoform X2: MSTLLINQPKYAWLKELGLAEDNNGVYHGTWGGQGEVITSYCPANNEPIARVRQATLSEYEETVQKSKEAWKVWADIPAPKRGEIVRQIGDALRKKIDVLGRLVSLEMGKIYVEGVGEVQEYIDVCDYAVGLSRMIGGPILPSERPGHALLEQWNPVGLVGIITAFNFPVAVYGWNNALALICGNVCLWKGAPSTPLTSVAVTKIVAEVLEHNSLPGAICSMTCGGADVGTAMAKDERVNLLSFTGSTQVGKSVGMMVQERFGRQLLELGGNNAIIVFEDADLNLVVPSAVFASVGTAGQRCTTTRRLILHESVHDTVVERIAKAYKQVRIGDPWDATTMYGPLHTKQAVEQYLAAVEKAKEQGGTVVCGGKVIDRPGNYVEPTIITGLAHDAPIVHTETFVPILYVLKFKEEEEAFGWNNEVKQGLSSSIFTKDMGRVFRWLGPKGSDCGIVNVNIPTSGAEIGGAFGGEKHTGGGRESGSDSWKQYMRRSTCTINYSKELPLAQGIKFE, translated from the exons ATGTCGACACTTCTGATTAATCAACCAAAGTACGCCTGGCTGAAAGAGCTAGGTTTGGCAGAGGACAACAACGGTGTTTATCATGGGACATGGGGAGGACAAGGGGAG GTCATTACATCATACTGTCCTGCCAACAATGAGCCCATCGCCAGAGTACGGCAG GCCACCCTCAGTGAATACGAAGAAACTGTTCAGAAGTCGAAGGAAGCTTGGAAAGTGTGGGCAGAT ATTCCCGCTCCCAAAAGAGGCGAGATTGTAAGACAAATCGGAGATGCACTTAGGAAGAAGATTGATGTTCTTGGACGCTTG gttTCCTTGGAAATGGGCAAAATCTACGTTGAGGGAGTAGGAGAGGTGCAGGAATACATAGACGTCTGTGATTATGCTGTCGGACTGTCTAGAATGATTGGTGGACCCATTCTCCCCTCAGAAA GACCAGGTCATGCCCTACTCGAGCAGTGGAACCCTGTGGGATTGGTCGGCATCATCACCGCATTCAACTTCCCCGTGGCGGTTTACGGCTGGAACAACGCTCTGGCTCTCATCTGTGGAAACGTCTGTCTATG GAAAGGAGCCCCATCCACACCACTCACTAGTGTGGCTGTAACCAA GATCGTAGCGGAGGTGCTGGAGCACAACAGCCTCCCCGGGGCCATCTGCTCCATGACGTGTGGCGGGGCTGATGTTGG CACTGCCATGGCCAAGGATGAGCGTGTGAATTTGTTGTCGTTTACCGGCAGTACTCAAGTTGGAAAGTCTGTGGGCATGATGGTGCAGGAGAGGTTCG GTCGTCAGCTACTGGAGCTCGGTGGGAACAATGCGATCATTG TGTTCGAGGATGCCGATCTCAATCTTGTGGTTCCCTCTGCCGTGTTTGCGTCGGTGGGAACGGCCGGACAGCGCTGCACCACAACAAGGAGACTG ATTCTGCACGAGAGCGTCCATGACACAGTGGTGGAGAGAATCGCCAAGGCCTACAAGCAAGTGCGCATCGGAGATCCATGGGATG CTACCACCATGTACGGCCCACTGCACACCAAGCAGGCCGTGGAGCAGTACCTGGCGGCCGTGGAGAAGGCCAAGGAGCAGGGAGGCACTGTAGTGTGTGGAGGAAAG GTGATCGATCGACCTGGCAACTACGTGGAGCCCACTATTATCACTGGACTGGCCCATGATGCCCCTATCGTTCACACCGAAACCTTTGTGCCCATCCTCTATGTCCTCAAGTTTAAG gaggaggaggaggcctttgGCTGGAACAATGAGGTGAAACAAGGCCTGTCCAGCAGCATCTTCACCAAAGATATGGGAAGAGTGTTCCGCTGGCTTGG CCCCAAGGGTTCAGACTGTGGCATCGTGAACGTCAACATTCCCACGAGCGGAGCCGAGATCGGAGGAGCCTTCG GTGGGGAGAAACACactggaggaggcagagagtcGGGCAGCGACTCCTGGAAGCAGTACATGAGACGCTCCACGTG CACGATCAACTACAGCAAGGAGCTTCCTTTGGCACAGGGCATCAAGTTTGAATGA